The following are encoded in a window of Flavobacterium cupriresistens genomic DNA:
- a CDS encoding SusC/RagA family TonB-linked outer membrane protein has product MKIISLKKGRLILWYTLISVIFLYCPTIKANPTLSKLPNQQLQITGTITDGTLPLAGVTIKVKGATTSVVSDFDGKYSITAHSTDTLIFSYLGYKTIELIVGNRKVIDVKMFDDTTSLREVTVNAGYYKVKDKERTGSISKIGSKDIEKQPVTNVLAAMQGRMAGVNITQNTGVAGGGFDIQIRGQNSLRSDGNRPLYIIDGVPYSSDAVGSDLTGIVLPGPTSPLNSINPTDIESIEVLKDADATAIYGSRGANGVVLITTKKGKEGKTRFTANVSGGFGSVTRLMKLMDTQQYLQMRKEAFVNDGILYGPADYDVNGTWDQNRYTDWQEVLIGGTSEISDVQASISGGSSGTQFLINGNFHKETTVFPGNYNYRKGNLHANLNHESENKKFHINFSMGYTAQQNNQPGIDITQEAILLPPNAPALYDSQGNLNWENSTWNNPLSNLEGKYTSRSNDLFANSLLSYNILPNLISKISFGFTDTRFDDSRTQPSTMYDPAYGLGSEYSSIYVNNTVRKSWIIEPQISWSKKFGKAKTEVLIGSTFQQQTTNQLVQEANGFSSNSLIYNLSSAFHVFDLVDSESVYKYQAFFGRFNFSLNERYILNFTGRRDGSSRFGPGRQFATFGAIGSAWLFSNETFVKEKLGFLSFGKLRVSYGTTGNDQIGDYQFLDTYGSSGNNYGGVNGLEPTRLFNPNFGWETNKKLELALETGFLKDRIFITAGWYSNRSSNQLVGIPLPATTGFNSIQANLDATVQNRGIELTLRTVNFQKESFNWTSSFNLTIARNKLLSFPDLQGSTYENQFVIGQPLNIKKVYHYTGIDPTTGIYQFEDFNKDGLITAAEDKQSIRDLNPKYFGGFQNTITYKNWQLDFLFQFVNQLNYSGSYSTGLPGAMANQPVTVLNHWQNPGDTATYQQYTTGVNSEAMNAFYKFYASDAMISDASYIRLKNLSLSYTIPEQWLKGVKCRLVFQGQNLFTITSYKGADPESRFTTSLPPLRVFTTGLQLTF; this is encoded by the coding sequence ATGAAAATTATTTCATTAAAGAAGGGTCGGTTGATTCTTTGGTATACACTTATTTCAGTTATTTTTCTGTACTGTCCTACCATAAAAGCCAATCCGACCTTATCAAAACTGCCTAACCAGCAGTTACAAATTACTGGAACTATAACCGATGGCACACTTCCACTGGCGGGTGTGACCATAAAAGTAAAAGGAGCTACAACGAGTGTAGTTTCTGATTTCGATGGTAAATATTCCATAACTGCTCATTCCACTGACACTCTTATCTTTTCCTATTTAGGCTATAAAACCATAGAACTTATTGTAGGAAATAGAAAGGTCATTGATGTCAAAATGTTCGATGATACTACCTCATTACGCGAAGTCACTGTAAATGCCGGTTATTATAAAGTAAAAGATAAGGAACGTACCGGAAGCATTTCAAAAATCGGTTCGAAGGATATCGAAAAACAACCTGTCACAAATGTACTTGCCGCTATGCAGGGAAGAATGGCAGGTGTTAATATTACTCAAAACACAGGAGTAGCCGGAGGCGGTTTCGATATACAAATCAGGGGACAAAACAGCCTACGTTCCGATGGAAACAGACCCTTATACATTATTGATGGTGTTCCATATTCCTCAGATGCTGTAGGTTCTGATCTGACAGGGATCGTTCTGCCTGGTCCAACAAGTCCTTTAAATAGTATTAATCCAACAGATATAGAAAGCATTGAAGTTTTGAAAGATGCTGATGCAACAGCTATCTATGGTTCAAGGGGAGCCAATGGAGTCGTGCTTATCACCACTAAAAAAGGCAAAGAAGGCAAGACGAGATTCACAGCAAATGTATCGGGTGGATTTGGCTCTGTGACACGCCTTATGAAACTTATGGATACACAGCAGTACCTACAAATGCGCAAAGAAGCTTTTGTCAATGATGGTATCCTTTATGGTCCAGCCGATTATGACGTTAATGGTACATGGGATCAAAATCGATATACTGATTGGCAAGAAGTACTTATTGGAGGAACTTCAGAGATTAGTGACGTACAAGCATCGATATCAGGAGGTTCCTCTGGGACCCAATTCCTTATTAACGGTAATTTTCATAAGGAAACCACTGTTTTCCCCGGCAACTACAATTACCGTAAAGGAAATCTCCATGCAAATCTGAACCATGAATCTGAAAATAAAAAATTCCATATCAATTTTTCTATGGGCTACACAGCGCAGCAAAACAACCAACCCGGAATTGATATTACTCAAGAAGCGATTCTTCTTCCTCCCAATGCTCCAGCTTTGTATGATTCACAGGGCAACTTGAACTGGGAAAACAGCACTTGGAATAATCCTTTAAGCAATCTGGAAGGGAAATACACTTCAAGATCCAATGACCTTTTTGCCAATAGTTTGTTATCTTATAATATTCTTCCCAACTTGATTTCAAAAATAAGTTTTGGTTTTACCGATACGCGTTTTGATGATAGCCGGACACAACCATCCACCATGTATGATCCTGCCTATGGTTTAGGCAGCGAATACTCATCCATTTATGTCAATAACACAGTTAGAAAATCATGGATTATTGAACCTCAAATATCATGGTCAAAAAAATTTGGCAAAGCAAAAACCGAAGTTCTCATTGGAAGTACCTTTCAGCAGCAAACAACCAACCAATTGGTACAAGAAGCCAACGGATTTAGCAGCAACAGCCTAATTTATAATCTTTCTTCAGCTTTTCATGTATTTGACTTAGTAGATAGTGAATCAGTCTATAAATATCAGGCATTTTTCGGGCGGTTTAATTTTTCATTGAATGAGCGGTACATCTTAAATTTCACTGGACGCAGGGATGGTTCGAGTAGATTTGGTCCAGGAAGGCAGTTTGCTACTTTCGGGGCGATTGGAAGTGCATGGCTGTTTTCAAATGAAACATTCGTAAAAGAAAAACTTGGTTTTCTAAGCTTTGGAAAATTAAGAGTCAGTTATGGAACCACCGGAAATGATCAGATTGGGGACTACCAGTTTTTAGATACCTATGGTTCCTCTGGAAACAATTATGGTGGTGTTAATGGTCTGGAACCAACACGTTTGTTTAATCCTAATTTTGGATGGGAAACCAATAAAAAGCTCGAATTGGCATTGGAAACTGGTTTTTTGAAAGATCGCATATTTATTACAGCGGGCTGGTATAGCAATCGTTCTTCCAACCAATTAGTCGGAATTCCTCTGCCTGCTACAACAGGATTTAATTCTATACAGGCAAATTTAGATGCCACAGTTCAAAATAGAGGTATCGAACTTACTCTTAGAACAGTCAATTTCCAGAAAGAATCCTTTAACTGGACAAGTAGCTTTAATTTGACAATCGCACGCAATAAACTGCTGTCTTTTCCTGATCTGCAAGGGTCAACTTACGAGAATCAGTTTGTCATAGGTCAACCCTTAAATATTAAAAAAGTATACCACTATACAGGAATAGATCCCACCACAGGGATTTATCAATTTGAGGATTTCAATAAAGACGGTTTAATTACAGCAGCTGAGGATAAACAGTCTATCCGTGATTTGAATCCAAAATATTTCGGTGGATTTCAAAATACCATTACCTATAAAAACTGGCAATTGGATTTTCTTTTTCAGTTTGTCAATCAGCTCAACTATAGTGGATCATATAGTACTGGACTACCCGGCGCCATGGCCAATCAGCCAGTGACGGTACTAAACCATTGGCAAAACCCGGGAGATACTGCCACCTATCAGCAGTACACCACAGGGGTAAATAGTGAAGCTATGAATGCATTTTATAAGTTTTATGCCAGTGATGCCATGATATCGGATGCCTCTTATATACGGCTTAAGAATTTGTCATTGTCTTATACAATTCCTGAGCAGTGGCTCAAAGGAGTAAAATGCCGATTGGTATTTCAGGGGCAGAATCTTTTCACAATCACTTCCTATAAGGGTGCTGACCCTGAATCCAGATTTACTACAAGCCTTCCTCCTCTGAGGGTATTTACAACTGGACTTCAGCTTACTTTCTAA